A window of the Haloquadratum walsbyi C23 genome harbors these coding sequences:
- a CDS encoding fumarylacetoacetate hydrolase family protein, producing the protein MHRVRFQDPAGSTRDGTWHGDHVTFGDQTYDTNTVSILPPSNPTKIVCVGLNYADHAKERNKDIPDRPLLFLKPPNTLAGHGDTVTLPANKDRIDHEAELAVIIGTQARNVSADDAMEYVAGFTCLNDLSNRDDQDREQNWVRGKGFDNAAPMGPVLATPDEVPDDATVELRVNGEIRQSSTRTELIFSIPELIEEITTYMTLEPGDVISTGTTSGVAALVDGDHIDITIEGIGTLTHDVRIP; encoded by the coding sequence ATGCATCGAGTCAGATTTCAGGACCCAGCGGGATCTACCCGAGACGGCACGTGGCACGGAGATCACGTGACCTTCGGAGATCAAACATATGACACCAATACTGTGAGCATCCTTCCGCCAAGCAATCCAACAAAAATCGTTTGTGTTGGATTAAATTATGCTGATCATGCCAAAGAACGAAATAAAGATATTCCGGACCGACCATTATTATTCTTGAAGCCTCCGAATACGCTGGCAGGACACGGCGACACAGTCACATTACCAGCGAATAAAGATCGGATTGATCACGAGGCGGAATTAGCAGTTATCATAGGTACCCAGGCACGAAACGTTTCTGCCGATGATGCGATGGAGTACGTTGCTGGATTCACTTGTCTCAATGATCTTTCGAACCGCGATGATCAAGACCGTGAGCAAAACTGGGTCCGCGGCAAAGGATTTGATAACGCTGCCCCAATGGGTCCGGTGTTAGCAACGCCAGATGAGGTGCCAGACGATGCAACCGTTGAGTTACGAGTAAATGGCGAGATACGACAGTCCTCGACGCGAACTGAACTCATTTTTTCTATTCCCGAGTTGATTGAAGAGATTACCACATATATGACGCTTGAACCTGGCGATGTCATCTCGACAGGAACAACCAGTGGCGTTGCAGCGCTTGTCGATGGTGATCATATTGATATCACAATTGAGGGGATTGGAACGCTTACACATGATGTCCGAATCCCATGA
- a CDS encoding metal-dependent hydrolase — MELTWHGHSTWHVDVDGTTFLIDPFFSNPHTERKPTDIKTPDYVLLTHAHADHIGDADVFTNTTVVGVPEMTGYMESEVGFTESIGMNIGGTVECGDAYVTMHRADHTNGLETDYEYSIGVPTGYIISDNKPTRTADTDSTSFYHAGDTGLMSEMKDVIGTYLEPDAAALPTGDHFTMGPTQAAIAAEWLDVDHVFPMHYDTFGPIEIDINELVEEVGSGDTDATVHVLDGDETFIL, encoded by the coding sequence ATGGAACTCACCTGGCATGGTCATTCTACATGGCATGTTGATGTTGATGGGACGACATTCCTAATTGACCCATTTTTCTCAAATCCCCACACAGAGCGTAAGCCGACGGACATCAAAACGCCAGATTATGTCCTATTAACACATGCACATGCTGATCATATCGGCGATGCCGACGTATTCACTAATACGACTGTTGTCGGTGTTCCAGAGATGACTGGCTACATGGAATCAGAAGTTGGATTTACTGAGAGTATCGGAATGAATATCGGGGGAACTGTTGAGTGTGGTGATGCGTACGTGACAATGCACCGTGCTGACCACACAAATGGGTTAGAAACCGATTATGAATACAGTATCGGTGTTCCAACTGGATATATTATTAGCGATAACAAACCAACACGGACGGCAGATACTGATTCGACAAGTTTCTATCATGCTGGTGACACTGGATTAATGTCAGAAATGAAAGATGTGATTGGTACGTATCTCGAACCAGACGCGGCCGCACTCCCAACAGGTGATCATTTTACGATGGGACCAACACAGGCTGCGATCGCTGCGGAATGGTTAGATGTCGATCATGTGTTCCCAATGCATTATGACACGTTCGGTCCAATTGAAATCGATATTAATGAACTCGTTGAGGAGGTCGGTTCGGGTGATACTGATGCAACAGTGCATGTGCTTGATGGAGATGAGACATTTATCCTTTGA
- a CDS encoding HAD-IIA family hydrolase: MTVRGIIFDVDGTVVRGAEPLPGAIRGVTAVADRGLQRLFVSNNPTKPPTAYETRLESAGISVDATEVLTAGTVTKQYLIEYHSNDTIAVVGETGLLELLAADGLSVTDIQTYDSETKSPPDVLIASIDRSFDYNTLCLCLDILADESVTFLGTDPDVVIPAAEGDVPGSGAVIDAISNVTGREPVAVLGKPSQIARKMAIDRLGLPSDDILVVGDRLDTDIALGNGAGMQTVLVETGVTDISDVENSPINPDHIIPSLGELDSVLELLK; encoded by the coding sequence ATGACAGTGCGTGGAATTATCTTCGACGTTGATGGGACGGTAGTACGGGGTGCAGAACCACTGCCTGGTGCAATACGTGGAGTGACAGCTGTTGCTGACCGTGGACTTCAGCGATTGTTTGTCTCAAACAACCCAACAAAGCCACCAACAGCGTATGAAACCCGACTTGAGAGCGCTGGGATTTCTGTCGATGCAACAGAGGTGTTGACCGCTGGTACAGTGACAAAACAATATCTCATCGAGTATCATAGCAATGATACTATCGCTGTCGTTGGAGAAACGGGTCTTCTTGAATTACTTGCTGCTGATGGATTATCAGTCACAGATATTCAGACATATGATAGCGAAACAAAAAGTCCACCTGACGTTCTTATTGCGTCAATTGATCGCTCATTTGACTATAATACACTCTGTCTGTGTCTCGATATCCTTGCGGATGAATCTGTGACATTTCTTGGAACCGACCCAGACGTTGTTATCCCCGCTGCGGAGGGGGATGTGCCCGGGTCTGGGGCTGTCATTGATGCAATTTCGAATGTTACTGGTCGCGAGCCAGTTGCTGTCCTCGGGAAACCAAGTCAGATTGCCCGTAAAATGGCGATTGATCGACTAGGACTTCCCTCAGATGATATCCTTGTTGTTGGTGACCGACTTGATACTGACATTGCCCTCGGTAATGGGGCTGGAATGCAAACAGTACTTGTTGAGACTGGGGTTACTGATATTTCAGATGTTGAAAACTCTCCAATCAATCCAGATCATATTATTCCGTCGCTTGGTGAACTTGATTCCGTGTTGGAATTACTCAAATAA
- a CDS encoding nucleoside deaminase: MTDSKFDTFDHEMHMQEALKLARESAARGDEPFGSVLVRDDTVVMRESNREITESDIRRHPELHLAYRACQAYDSDERAEMVMYTTTEPCPMCAGGMVTAGFDSTVYSVGSDEIAEFTGNEPPVRSANILDGITEITGPLLNDEGRQVHEEYNW, from the coding sequence ATGACCGATTCAAAATTCGATACATTTGATCATGAAATGCATATGCAAGAGGCATTGAAACTCGCACGTGAGTCTGCTGCACGTGGTGATGAGCCGTTTGGGTCCGTTCTCGTTCGAGATGATACGGTTGTGATGCGTGAATCAAACCGTGAAATAACAGAATCTGATATCCGACGTCATCCTGAACTCCACCTTGCATACCGTGCTTGTCAGGCATATGACTCCGATGAGCGCGCTGAAATGGTTATGTATACAACTACCGAACCCTGTCCGATGTGTGCCGGTGGTATGGTAACGGCTGGGTTTGACTCCACCGTCTACAGCGTTGGGAGTGATGAGATTGCAGAGTTTACTGGCAATGAACCCCCTGTTCGCTCCGCAAATATTCTTGATGGAATCACTGAAATCACTGGACCGTTATTGAATGATGAGGGCCGTCAAGTTCACGAGGAATACAACTGGTAG
- a CDS encoding lamin tail domain-containing protein, protein MNVSQRRIVMFGIALLVVFSGCAEVNDSIAPTESPASSVNGSFTETASTPEFNLSAASGTRVTVVEVIDGDTINIQYENGTVETVRLLGVDTPETAVTQTTPDEWQSVPTSADGRDWLASWGTQASAYTTDRLANEEIIIIFDPVSDRRGYYDRLLAYVYYSPSATTSFNMRLLENGYARHYESEFSRTKEYKKTAQQARDTATGVWGDNISSPEQTSAVSHPIDILTVHEDASGNEYDNLDDEYVLFKNTGTSRIQLNGWTISDKAGNLYSFPAGVIINPGESMTLYTGSGSNSDTELYWGKREPVWDNDGDTVIITNHDGETVTTYSY, encoded by the coding sequence ATGAATGTTTCTCAGCGTCGTATTGTCATGTTCGGTATTGCTCTCTTAGTTGTGTTTAGCGGTTGCGCTGAAGTCAATGATAGCATAGCACCAACAGAGTCACCAGCGTCTTCAGTGAACGGATCATTCACAGAGACGGCATCCACGCCTGAGTTTAATCTCAGTGCTGCGTCTGGCACACGTGTTACTGTTGTCGAGGTTATTGATGGCGATACAATCAATATACAATATGAAAACGGCACGGTAGAGACAGTTCGACTTCTTGGTGTCGACACACCAGAGACAGCAGTAACCCAGACAACCCCTGATGAGTGGCAAAGCGTCCCAACATCAGCGGATGGTCGAGATTGGTTAGCTAGCTGGGGCACTCAGGCATCAGCGTATACGACCGACCGCCTCGCGAATGAGGAGATTATTATTATATTTGACCCAGTTTCAGACCGCCGAGGATATTATGATCGACTCCTCGCGTATGTATATTACTCACCATCAGCAACGACTTCATTCAATATGCGACTTCTTGAAAATGGATATGCCCGACACTACGAGAGTGAATTTTCGCGTACGAAGGAATATAAAAAAACCGCACAACAGGCACGCGATACTGCGACCGGTGTTTGGGGCGACAATATCTCATCACCTGAACAGACAAGCGCAGTATCACATCCTATTGATATTTTGACTGTGCATGAAGATGCAAGTGGTAATGAATATGACAATCTCGATGATGAGTATGTTTTATTCAAAAACACTGGGACTAGTCGGATCCAATTGAACGGTTGGACAATCAGTGATAAGGCAGGTAATCTGTACTCATTCCCGGCAGGAGTAATAATTAATCCAGGAGAGAGCATGACGCTCTATACTGGAAGTGGGTCAAACTCAGACACCGAACTATACTGGGGCAAGCGTGAGCCAGTTTGGGACAATGATGGCGATACCGTGATTATAACCAATCATGACGGTGAGACAGTCACTACGTACAGTTACTAA
- a CDS encoding RNA-guided endonuclease InsQ/TnpB family protein, producing MLEVHRTHRVKILNHAQVEGSLDRHGWSASKLWNVANYHSRQEWEATGEIPDHGDLKYELKTHNNYKGLHSQSSQRVLEELAEAFNSWYGKRKSDTRANPPGYRKKNYYDQQGRRVHEEHPRSTVTWKQNGIKHDTKNNRVRLSKGANHKQHAKAWEYILVEYKTRSSVTVENVQQVRSVYDKAKQRWELHIVCKHEIETPTAPGNETAGIDLGICNFAAVAYSTEEADLYPGNRLKQDGYYFPKEIAKCDDSGGEESTRLHAKWSERRTHFFHSLATHIVERCIENSVGRINIGKLAGVREDNNGNGNSKNWGKHGNLDLHGWAFDRFSNILEYKAKVEGIEVGEVSERDTSNTCCVCGRKDESQRVERGLYVCEEHDDGDDDGDGDAFNADVNGAENIRLDINHTESNSESAPDLGGDRSTGWLAQPGVYLHDLSRGFQPRIEVVDCKP from the coding sequence ATGTTAGAAGTCCACCGAACCCATCGAGTGAAAATCCTCAATCACGCACAGGTAGAGGGATCGCTTGACAGGCATGGGTGGAGTGCATCGAAACTCTGGAATGTCGCCAACTACCACTCTCGACAAGAGTGGGAAGCCACGGGCGAGATACCTGACCACGGCGATCTTAAATACGAGTTGAAGACTCACAACAACTACAAGGGATTGCACAGTCAATCCAGTCAGCGCGTTCTGGAGGAACTCGCTGAAGCCTTCAACTCGTGGTACGGCAAGAGGAAGTCTGACACTCGAGCGAATCCGCCCGGCTACCGCAAAAAAAACTACTACGACCAACAGGGTCGCCGCGTCCACGAAGAACACCCTCGTTCAACAGTAACGTGGAAGCAGAACGGCATCAAACACGACACCAAGAACAACCGTGTTCGACTCTCAAAAGGCGCGAATCACAAACAACACGCAAAAGCGTGGGAATACATCCTTGTCGAATACAAAACCCGGTCCAGTGTTACCGTCGAAAACGTACAACAGGTCAGATCCGTCTACGACAAGGCCAAACAGCGGTGGGAACTTCACATCGTCTGCAAGCACGAAATCGAGACACCCACCGCGCCCGGCAACGAGACTGCTGGTATCGACCTCGGCATCTGTAACTTTGCCGCTGTTGCGTACAGTACCGAGGAAGCCGACCTCTACCCCGGCAATCGCCTCAAACAAGATGGCTACTACTTCCCAAAAGAAATCGCCAAGTGTGATGACTCTGGTGGTGAGGAATCCACTCGACTCCATGCGAAGTGGTCGGAGCGCCGAACCCACTTCTTCCACTCCTTGGCGACACACATCGTTGAGCGATGTATCGAGAACAGTGTTGGGCGCATTAACATCGGAAAACTCGCTGGTGTCCGCGAAGATAATAACGGTAACGGTAACTCGAAGAACTGGGGGAAGCACGGAAATCTCGACTTGCACGGGTGGGCGTTCGACAGGTTCTCGAACATCCTCGAATACAAGGCGAAGGTCGAGGGAATCGAAGTCGGAGAAGTGTCAGAGCGTGACACGAGCAACACGTGTTGTGTCTGTGGGAGAAAAGACGAGAGTCAGCGTGTTGAGCGTGGCTTGTACGTGTGTGAAGAACACGACGACGGCGACGACGACGGCGACGGGGATGCGTTCAACGCTGATGTAAATGGGGCCGAGAACATCCGTCTCGACATCAATCACACAGAAAGTAACTCTGAGTCTGCACCCGATTTGGGTGGGGATAGGAGTACCGGCTGGTTGGCACAGCCTGGAGTCTACCTTCATGACCTCTCCCGAGGATTCCAACCTCGGATAGAGGTGGTGGACTGCAAACCGTAA
- a CDS encoding ABC transporter permease, translating to MIEPDRIDNFRRLLKYGAGRLPGVVVILTVLFLYIPVFVVAYLSVSPSGQPTIPIEEFSLQWYIDVLTDQRFLRALMTSIGLGVFSAIGGTIFGLAGAYSLTWSDLSRPIQQAIGVIISLPLFVPTVVLAFGIGVTAGHIGIGFGLVPVAVGHLFWVLPFTTFLIAARYAELDIQLQAAARDLGATEWTVFRTVTLPLLRPAIIASALFAFALSFNEFLITFFLAGSGITTVPLEIFGKVRVGAVAFLNAASVLVLAVSAVLAGVASTFRRPI from the coding sequence ATGATTGAACCTGATCGTATCGATAATTTCCGCCGATTACTCAAGTATGGAGCAGGAAGACTTCCAGGCGTAGTTGTTATATTAACGGTTTTATTTCTCTACATACCGGTTTTTGTTGTTGCTTATCTCTCTGTTTCACCAAGCGGACAACCGACAATTCCAATTGAAGAATTCTCATTACAATGGTATATTGATGTTCTGACAGATCAGCGGTTTCTTCGCGCACTCATGACAAGCATTGGACTTGGGGTATTCTCCGCGATTGGTGGGACAATTTTTGGGCTTGCTGGAGCATATAGCTTGACGTGGAGTGATCTCTCACGACCGATACAGCAAGCTATTGGTGTCATTATTTCATTGCCGCTGTTTGTCCCGACGGTTGTCCTTGCATTTGGAATCGGAGTCACTGCTGGTCATATCGGAATTGGTTTTGGTCTTGTGCCTGTTGCTGTTGGACACTTATTTTGGGTACTTCCATTCACGACATTCTTGATTGCTGCCCGATACGCTGAATTAGATATACAATTACAAGCGGCAGCACGTGACCTCGGGGCAACTGAGTGGACCGTATTCCGGACAGTCACACTACCACTTCTTCGTCCGGCGATTATTGCAAGTGCACTTTTCGCGTTTGCACTCTCATTCAATGAGTTTCTCATCACGTTCTTCCTTGCTGGTTCTGGGATAACGACAGTCCCACTCGAGATCTTCGGGAAAGTTCGAGTTGGGGCTGTTGCATTCCTCAATGCAGCCAGTGTGCTTGTGCTTGCTGTTAGTGCGGTACTTGCGGGCGTTGCCTCAACGTTCCGCCGACCAATCTGA
- a CDS encoding ABC transporter permease, translated as MSTTDIGDDDSDTNNNSAGSETTSPVSTRHSDQTSQWYDRNRSELIASSPTALAIILGVVPLILLFIESIGPSLTIANYATAMEPLYRQTLIYSLGIGVVVTATCITIAYPVTYWLTQRCPRRYRLLGLLSVTLPLWLNYVVLNYTWVWILARGGLLNTVLTGVGIISTPTEMLYTEVSMFLGFVYIYLPYVILTLFVSMEQFDYRLIEVARDLGATNIRVLWDVVIPQTYSGALAGALIVYARIAGAYATPEILGGPGDVMIATLIVDAFQTYFEYGFAAALSFIFLTIVVAGILLGVSIPQIRTELRQW; from the coding sequence GTGAGTACAACAGATATTGGCGACGATGATAGTGATACGAATAATAACTCTGCGGGATCAGAGACAACTTCTCCTGTATCAACCCGGCACAGTGACCAAACTTCTCAGTGGTATGATCGAAATCGCAGTGAACTTATCGCAAGTAGTCCGACCGCATTAGCTATTATTCTTGGTGTCGTGCCGCTCATTTTACTCTTTATTGAGAGCATTGGACCGAGCCTCACGATAGCAAATTATGCCACAGCAATGGAACCACTGTATCGACAGACACTCATATACTCACTCGGCATTGGAGTTGTTGTCACAGCAACCTGTATTACTATCGCATATCCAGTAACATATTGGTTGACACAGCGTTGTCCCCGGCGATACCGACTTCTTGGGCTTCTTTCAGTTACCCTTCCGCTCTGGTTAAATTATGTTGTGTTGAATTATACATGGGTATGGATTCTCGCACGAGGAGGATTACTTAATACGGTTCTTACCGGAGTTGGAATTATCTCGACTCCAACTGAGATGCTGTATACCGAGGTCTCAATGTTTCTTGGATTTGTGTATATTTATCTTCCATATGTCATACTAACACTGTTTGTCTCGATGGAACAATTCGATTATCGATTGATTGAGGTTGCCCGTGATCTTGGCGCTACGAACATACGGGTTCTCTGGGACGTGGTTATCCCACAAACATATTCGGGTGCTCTCGCCGGGGCATTAATTGTCTATGCACGAATTGCTGGCGCGTATGCAACACCAGAAATTCTCGGTGGACCAGGCGATGTAATGATTGCAACACTCATCGTTGATGCATTTCAGACATACTTTGAGTATGGTTTTGCAGCAGCGTTGTCATTTATTTTCCTTACAATTGTAGTCGCCGGTATCTTACTTGGCGTTTCGATCCCACAAATCCGAACGGAATTACGACAGTGGTAA
- a CDS encoding ABC transporter ATP-binding protein: MAALKAIGLIKSFESTRAVDKIDLTVESGEFFALIGPSGCGKTTTLRLLAGLTAPDAGTVHLDDTVITNQPARTRDTNMVFQDLVLFPHFTVAENVGYALARKGIDNPERQSRVTKALELVNLGGFGDRDPASLSGGQQQRVALARALVNDPAILLLDEPLASLDKSLRESLQSEFRQIQRESETTFLYVTHNQTSAISMADRIAVMQDGAIVDVGSPRRLYTRPATRFVATFLGDATILRGTVIQCDMAESTVTVDTPIGMITPAMNTVNPDVGETVTIALRPDAFTIADEGINGTVITSAYKGFYEEATIELADSIEVTIRTDAHIEPHDTQMNTIDSIKSNAQIPKPPSEIKATVTSSASRTTAGEPSAGTDEETPLNLNAGLQVGDSVTLQIDGGVLVVENNYNRESTDGDGDNGVLDRNKNTNPIAGNQEPDLNS, from the coding sequence GTGGCTGCACTCAAAGCGATTGGACTCATAAAGTCATTTGAATCGACACGAGCAGTTGATAAGATTGATCTCACTGTTGAATCAGGAGAATTTTTTGCACTTATTGGTCCCTCCGGATGCGGAAAAACAACCACACTTCGGTTATTAGCTGGATTGACAGCGCCTGATGCAGGAACAGTACATCTTGACGATACGGTGATAACGAACCAACCAGCTCGGACACGCGATACAAATATGGTATTTCAGGATCTGGTGCTATTCCCACATTTCACAGTCGCAGAAAACGTTGGGTATGCTCTTGCCCGAAAAGGAATTGACAATCCAGAGCGGCAATCGCGTGTCACGAAAGCTTTGGAGTTGGTCAATCTCGGTGGATTTGGCGACCGAGATCCAGCATCGCTTTCAGGTGGACAACAACAGCGAGTTGCACTTGCGCGTGCGCTTGTAAATGACCCTGCTATATTGTTATTAGATGAACCACTCGCATCGCTGGATAAGTCACTACGAGAGAGTCTTCAATCAGAATTTCGACAGATCCAACGTGAGTCAGAAACGACATTTCTGTATGTAACACACAACCAGACAAGCGCAATCAGCATGGCTGATCGCATAGCAGTCATGCAGGACGGGGCGATTGTTGATGTTGGTTCGCCGCGTCGGTTGTACACTCGCCCAGCAACTCGATTCGTTGCTACATTCCTTGGGGATGCAACAATTCTTCGCGGAACAGTCATTCAGTGTGATATGGCAGAATCAACAGTCACTGTTGACACACCGATCGGAATGATTACTCCAGCGATGAACACTGTCAATCCAGATGTTGGAGAGACTGTAACCATTGCATTACGACCCGACGCATTCACCATTGCCGACGAGGGAATCAACGGGACAGTAATTACAAGTGCGTATAAAGGATTTTACGAGGAAGCGACAATTGAACTAGCCGACAGTATCGAAGTGACGATACGAACAGATGCACATATTGAGCCACACGACACACAGATGAATACAATCGACTCTATAAAGTCAAATGCACAAATACCCAAACCACCGTCCGAAATAAAAGCGACTGTAACTTCGAGTGCATCTAGGACAACAGCAGGCGAACCATCTGCCGGAACGGATGAAGAAACGCCGCTCAATCTCAATGCGGGACTCCAAGTCGGCGACTCTGTCACACTTCAGATCGATGGCGGTGTATTAGTTGTCGAGAATAATTATAATCGCGAATCTACAGATGGTGACGGTGATAATGGCGTTCTTGACCGAAATAAAAATACGAATCCCATCGCAGGGAATCAAGAACCAGACTTGAATTCATAG
- a CDS encoding ABC transporter substrate-binding protein, whose amino-acid sequence MIDKSRRGFLAGVGAAATTSLAGCAGIGSGSQTLTMIDWGYVYNDGVIEEFEDRHGVTVERQAAQGSAETLAALRAGRADYDLVPLGNYAVKPAMDEGYIQPLDIDQIPAYDDIFDFLKKPYFETDGDIYGSPRSFGQTPLAVNVDLVETEITALADLWSDSLNGVSGGRDDARLQVLYRNAAFDTPLNPSSASEIDFDALQSDLIERLEVTGGLWNNGGESESLLRNEEVGVQPVWNYVIQTMQDDGLPVERVYPSEGTKAWFIQHTIHAEAENPELAHTFIQEWHTMMGYRSLMEPNNIAVPNDQVFSEQDVTRESYGLDNPDRFIYEEPKPPELIKQYANTWSQAKTEAN is encoded by the coding sequence ATGATAGACAAATCACGGCGTGGATTTCTTGCAGGTGTTGGTGCTGCTGCGACAACCAGCCTTGCAGGGTGTGCTGGGATCGGGTCAGGATCACAAACGCTCACTATGATTGACTGGGGATATGTCTACAACGACGGGGTCATTGAGGAATTTGAAGATCGACATGGAGTGACAGTTGAGCGGCAAGCCGCACAGGGGTCTGCAGAGACACTTGCCGCATTGCGTGCTGGGAGAGCTGATTATGATTTGGTCCCACTCGGAAATTATGCAGTAAAACCAGCGATGGATGAGGGATACATCCAACCGCTTGATATCGATCAAATCCCTGCATATGATGATATCTTTGACTTCTTGAAGAAGCCATATTTTGAAACTGACGGTGATATTTATGGGTCCCCACGAAGTTTCGGACAGACGCCACTCGCGGTAAACGTGGATCTCGTAGAGACTGAAATCACTGCATTGGCTGATCTTTGGTCAGATTCACTTAACGGGGTTTCAGGTGGTCGTGACGACGCACGGCTACAAGTTCTCTACCGAAATGCAGCTTTTGACACGCCGCTCAATCCAAGCTCTGCATCTGAGATTGATTTTGATGCTCTACAATCAGATTTAATCGAGCGTCTTGAAGTAACCGGTGGATTATGGAATAACGGTGGTGAATCCGAGAGCTTGCTTCGTAATGAGGAGGTTGGTGTCCAACCGGTATGGAATTATGTTATTCAGACGATGCAGGATGATGGGCTTCCAGTCGAACGCGTTTATCCAAGCGAGGGCACAAAAGCATGGTTCATTCAGCATACGATTCACGCGGAAGCTGAGAATCCAGAACTTGCACACACATTCATTCAGGAGTGGCACACGATGATGGGATATCGCTCGCTCATGGAGCCAAACAATATTGCTGTTCCGAACGATCAGGTCTTCTCTGAACAAGATGTCACCCGGGAATCATACGGACTTGATAATCCTGATCGATTTATTTATGAAGAGCCAAAGCCGCCTGAACTGATTAAACAATACGCTAACACGTGGAGCCAGGCGAAGACGGAGGCGAACTAA
- the rpsJ gene encoding 30S ribosomal protein S10, producing MQQARVRLAGTSPDDLDDICDDVRDIADTTGVNLSGPIPLPTKTLEIPTRKSPDGEGTATWEHWEMRVHKRLIDIDADERALRQLMRIQVPNDVSIEIVLED from the coding sequence ATGCAGCAGGCACGCGTTCGTCTCGCTGGCACGAGTCCAGACGACCTCGACGACATCTGTGATGACGTTCGTGATATCGCAGACACAACAGGAGTCAATCTTAGCGGACCAATCCCGCTTCCAACAAAGACACTTGAAATCCCAACCCGAAAATCGCCCGACGGTGAAGGAACGGCTACGTGGGAGCACTGGGAGATGCGTGTCCACAAACGGCTTATTGATATAGATGCCGACGAACGCGCTCTACGGCAACTGATGCGAATTCAGGTGCCAAATGATGTCAGCATCGAGATTGTCCTCGAAGACTAA